A window from Leptothermofonsia sichuanensis E412 encodes these proteins:
- a CDS encoding response regulator transcription factor produces the protein MSGQLLLVDDEPGLREAVQAYLEDSGFVVDVASNATEGLELAHQKLPDLIITDIMMPQVDGYQFLKQLREDPQFKTLPVVFLTARGMTSDRIQGYNAGCDAYLSKPFDPDELVAIVTNLLEKQTALRQSTEGDEPHNIADMARQIAEIRSMLMQKGGIPQSASPIKIDFTPREQSVLDLVVDGLMNKEIARRLDTSVRNVEKYVSRLFTKTGTNSRTELVRYALEHGLTKT, from the coding sequence ATGTCAGGGCAACTGTTGTTAGTGGATGATGAACCAGGCTTGCGCGAGGCAGTGCAGGCTTACCTGGAAGACAGTGGGTTTGTGGTTGATGTTGCCAGCAATGCGACAGAGGGGCTGGAACTGGCACACCAAAAGCTACCCGACCTGATCATCACTGACATTATGATGCCTCAGGTAGATGGCTATCAGTTTCTCAAACAACTGCGGGAAGACCCCCAGTTCAAAACGTTGCCAGTGGTATTTTTAACTGCACGGGGAATGACCTCTGATCGCATCCAGGGCTATAACGCAGGCTGCGATGCCTATCTTTCCAAACCGTTTGATCCAGATGAACTGGTGGCGATCGTCACTAACCTGCTGGAGAAACAAACTGCCCTGCGTCAGTCCACTGAGGGAGATGAACCCCACAATATTGCGGATATGGCACGCCAGATTGCTGAGATTCGCTCAATGTTGATGCAGAAAGGGGGCATTCCCCAATCAGCTTCCCCCATCAAAATTGACTTCACTCCCCGGGAACAGAGTGTTCTGGATCTCGTTGTTGATGGCTTGATGAATAAGGAAATTGCTCGCCGCCTCGATACCAGCGTTCGTAACGTTGAGAAATATGTCAGTCGCCTGTTCACTAAAACAGGCACGAACAGTCGTACCGAGTTAGTCAGGTATGCTCTGGAACACGGCTTGACGAAAACATGA
- a CDS encoding GlcNAc-transferase family protein, producing MSTIFIQIASYRDPELAATIADAIEKARQPDRLSFGVVWQGKVGIDPLPLEHLDCCRMLLVDSDRARGVGWARAKTQSLWEGEPYTLQIDSHMRFVTGWDELLLTMLHQCPSPKPVLTAYPPAYTPPDVLHPGAPTRLAASHFHEQGSLSLVSAGNLASDRQPQLGMFMAAGFWFAPAQLIQEVPYDPHLYFYGEEVNLAVRAWTSGWDIYYPHRIVCYHEYNRVGKPRHWEDHPQWWQLDQIAQQRLQQLLHLKSGDINFGRYGLGRNRSLSAYQAFSGVDFSNRTLTGRARQGIPQVGMVLSGSPGKGEEADSTPR from the coding sequence ATGTCCACAATCTTCATCCAGATTGCCAGCTACCGCGACCCGGAACTTGCAGCCACGATTGCCGATGCGATTGAAAAAGCCAGACAGCCCGATCGCCTTTCGTTTGGAGTGGTGTGGCAGGGTAAAGTTGGGATTGACCCCCTACCACTGGAACACCTGGACTGTTGTCGGATGCTTCTGGTGGACAGCGATCGTGCCCGTGGAGTTGGATGGGCACGCGCCAAAACTCAATCCCTCTGGGAAGGTGAACCCTACACGCTACAAATTGACAGCCACATGCGGTTTGTGACTGGTTGGGATGAGTTGCTCCTTACCATGCTGCATCAATGTCCCAGTCCTAAACCAGTGCTGACAGCCTATCCACCTGCCTATACTCCCCCAGATGTGTTGCATCCTGGAGCACCAACCCGATTGGCAGCCTCCCATTTTCATGAACAGGGTAGTCTCAGTCTGGTCAGTGCCGGTAATTTAGCCAGCGATCGCCAGCCACAGTTGGGGATGTTTATGGCGGCAGGGTTCTGGTTTGCCCCTGCGCAATTGATCCAGGAAGTCCCCTATGACCCCCATCTCTACTTTTATGGCGAAGAAGTGAATCTGGCAGTGCGTGCCTGGACCAGTGGCTGGGACATCTACTACCCCCACCGAATTGTTTGCTATCACGAATATAACCGGGTCGGTAAACCCCGGCACTGGGAAGACCACCCCCAGTGGTGGCAGTTGGATCAGATTGCGCAGCAGCGTCTGCAACAACTCCTGCATCTGAAATCAGGTGACATCAATTTCGGTCGCTACGGCTTAGGGCGAAATCGCAGCCTCAGCGCTTACCAGGCATTCAGTGGGGTCGATTTTAGCAACCGGACTCTGACAGGGCGGGCAAGACAGGGCATTCCACAGGTTGGAATGGTTCTCTCAGGATCGCCTGGCAAGGGAGAAGAAGCTGATTCAACCCCTCGATGA